In one window of Brassica rapa cultivar Chiifu-401-42 chromosome A07, CAAS_Brap_v3.01, whole genome shotgun sequence DNA:
- the LOC103830950 gene encoding phosphoenolpyruvate carboxylase 4 isoform X1: MTDTTDDIAEEISFQSFEDDCKLLGSLFNDVLQREVGSSFMEKIERIRILAQSALNLRLAGIEDTANLLEKQLTCEISKMPLEEALTLARAFTHSLNLMGIADTHHRMHKLIDVTQLSRSCDDIFTQLLQSGISSEELYKTVCKQEVEIVLTAHPTQINRRTLQYKHVRIANLLEYNSRSDIGHEDRETLIEDLVREITSVWQTDELRRQKPTPVDEARTGLNIVEQSLWKAVPHYLRRVSNSLKKFTGKPLPLTCTPIKFGSWMGGDRDGNPNVTAKVTKEVSLLSRWMAIDLYIREVDSLRFELSTDRCSDRFSRLAEDILEKESSEKNSDRGQSSFLNQQNSSLSTQLPDKAQHPSCIEDGDSQHPKFEINTTTDFVPPNLQKQNEEDSPKIDSKSNADDTHTGGLTSRGSFSSTSQLLFQRKLFAESKIGRASFQKLLEPPPLKRAGMAPYRIVLGDVKDKLVKTRKLLELLLEGLPCEYDPRVSYETSEQLLEPLLLCYESLQSSGAGVLADGKLADLIRRVSTFGMVLVKLDLRQESARHAEALDAITTYLDLGTYSEWDEEKKLDFLTKELKGKRPLVPPTIEVVPEVKEVLDTFRVAAEFGSESLGAYVISMASNASDVLAVELLQKDTRLAVTSEHGKPCPGGTLRVVPLFETVKDLRAAGSVIRKLLSIDWYREHIQKNHHGHQEVMVGYSDSGKDAGRFTAAWELYKAQEDVVAACNEFGIKITLFHGRGGSIGRGGGPTYLAIQSQPPGSVMGSLRSTEQGEMVQAKFGIPQTAVRQLEIYTTAVLLATLKPPQPPREKKWRNLMEEISTISSQNYKGTVYENPEFISYFHEATPQAELGYLNIGSRPARRKSSTGIGHLRAIPWVFAWTQTRFVLPAWLGVGAGLKGVSEKGYADDIQEMYKEWPFFQSTIDLIEMVLAKADIPITKLYDEQLVSENRRGLGDMLRKELMTTEKYVLVITGREKLLESNKSLKKLIESRLPYLNAMNMLQVEVLKRLRRDEDNNKLRDALLITINGIAAGMRNTG, from the exons ATGACGGATACGACAGACGATATTGCAGAGGAAATCTCATTCCAAAGCTTCGAAGATGACTGCAAGTTGCTCGGAAGTCTCTTCAATGATGTGTTGCAGAGGGAAGTCGGAAGCTCATTCATGGAGAAAATTGAACGCATTCGAATCCTGGCTCAG AGTGCGTTGAATTTGCGTTTGGCTGGTATTGAAGATACTGCAAACCTATTAGAGAAGCAACTGACTTGTGAAATATCCAAGATGCCACTAGAGGAAGCTTTGACATTGGCTCGTGCGTTCACTCACTCTCTTAACCTTATGGGCATTGCAGACACTCATCACAG aATGCATAAACTCATAGACGTTACACAACTTTCAAGATCGTGTGATGATATATTCACTCAGCTATTGCAAAGTGGAATTTCCTCGGAAGAGCTTTACAAAACGGTTTGCAAGCAG GAGGTCGAGATTGTTCTTACTGCTCATCCTACTCAAATTAACCGGAGAACCTTACAGTACAAGCATGTCAGAATTGCT AATCTTTTAGAATATAACAGCAGATCAGATATCGGCCATGAAGATCGAGAAACACTAATTGAAGACTTG gTTAGGGAGATAACTTCAGTATGGCAGACTGATGAGCTTAGACGTCAAAAACCTACTCCAGTTGATGAAGCTAGAACTG GTTTGAACATTGTTGAGCAATCCCTTTGGAAAGCTGTACCACATTACCTGCGTCGTGTCAGCAATTCCTTGAAAAAG TTTACGGGGAAGCCACTTCCATTAACATGCACGCCTATAAAATTTGGTTCTTGGATGGGAGGTGATAGAGATGGAAACCCAAATGTGACGGCGAAG GTCACCAAGGAAGTATCTCTCTTGTCCAGGTGGATGGCTATCGATCTGTACATAAGAGAGGTTGATAGCTTAAGATTTGAATTGTCTACAGATCGATGCAGTGACAGATTTTCAAGATTAGCAGAGGACATTCTTGAAAAAG AGAGTTCTGAAAAAAATTCTGACAGAGGACAATCAAGTTTCTTAAACCAGCAAAATTCATCCTTGTCAACACAGCTTCCAGATAAAGCTCAACATCCTTCTTGCAttg AAGATGGCGATTCACAACATcccaaatttgaaattaatacGACGACAGATTTTGTGCCTCCTAATCTCCAG AAGCAAAATGAAGAAGACTCTCCAAAGATAGATTCGAAGTCAAATGCTGATGATACTCATACGGGAGGTCTTACTTCGCGAGGTTCTTTCTCATCTACCTCTCAACTTCTCTTCCAGAGGAAACTATTTGCGGAATCTAAAATTGGGAGGGCCAGTTTTCAAAAGCTACTAGAACCACCTCCACTTAAACGTGCTGGAATGGCTCCTTACCGCATTGTACTTGGAGATGTTAAGGATAAG CTTGTGAAGACTCGAAAACTCCTTGAACTTCTACTTGAGGGTCTTCCTTGTGAGTATGACCCTAGGGTATCGTATGAAACGTCAGAGCAACTTCTAGAACCATTGCTCCTCTGCTACGAATCGCTG CAATCATCCGGCGCTGGTGTACTAGCTGATGGAAAACTTGCTGATCTAATCCGTAGAGTTTCTACATTTGGCATGGTTTTGGTGAAACTTGATTTACGTCAG GAATCTGCAAGGCATGCTGAAGCTTTGGATGCAATTACAACATACTTGGATCTTGGTACTTATAGTGAATGGGATGAAGAGAAAAAACTAGATTTCTTGACAAAAGAACTTAAAGGGAAACGACCCCTTGTTCCTCCCACTATTGAG GTTGTTCCTGAAGTTAAAGAAGTATTGGACACATTCCGAGTTGCTGCTGAGTTTGGAAGTGAATCACTTGGAGCTTATGTTATTTCCATGGCTTCAAAT GCAAGTGACGTCCTTGCTGTGGAGCTTCTGCAGAAAGATACTCGACTTGCGGTCACTAGTGAACATGGAAAACCATGTCCTGGTGGAAC GCTACGAGTGGTTCCTCTTTTTGAAACGGTGAAAGATTTAAGAGCTGCTGGTTCTGTGATAAGGAAACTGCTTTCAATAGATTGGTACAGAGAACACATCCAAAAGAATCATCATGGTCACCAAGAG GTGATGGTTGGATACTCTGATTCAGGAAAGGATGCTGGACGCTTTACTGCAGCATGGGAACTTTACAAAGCTCAAGAAGATGTTGTTGCTGCTTGCAATGAGTTTGGGATCAAAATCACTTTGTTCCATGGACGAGGAGGAAGTATTGGTCGTGGTGGTGGCCCGACCTATCTCGCCATACAATCCCAACCACCAGGCTCTGTAATG GGCTCTTTGCGTTCGACCGAGCAAGGTGAGATGGTTCAAGCCAAGTTTGGTATACCACAAACAGCTGTTAGACAACTAGAGATATACACAACCGCCGTTCTACTTGCTACCTTAAAGCCTCCTCAACCGCCTCGAGAGAAAAAATGGAGAAATCTAATGGAAGAAATCTCAACAATCAGTTCCCAAAACTACAAAGGCACAGTCTACGAAAACCCAGAGTTTATCTCATATTTCCATGAGGCAACACCACAAGCCGAGCTCGGTTACCTCAACATAGGAAGCCGACCAGCTCGAAGAAAGAGCTCTACTGGCATAGGACATCTCAGAGCTATCCCTTGGGTCTTTGCTTGGACACAAACAAGGTTTGTTCTACCAGCTTGGCTCGGTGTAGGAGCTGGTCTAAAGGGTGTCTCTGAGAAGGGTTACGCAGACGATATTCAGGAGATGTATAAAGAGTGGCCGTTTTTTCAGTCAACTATTGACCTTATAGAGATGGTGTTAGCTAAAGCAGACATCCCCATTACAAAACTCTATGACGAACAACTTGTCTCTGAGAACAGAAGAGGACTTGGTGATATGCTGAGGAAAGAATTGATGACTACTGAAAAGTATGTGCTTGTGATAACTGGCCGCGAGAAACTCTTGGAGAGCAACAAGAGCTTGAAGAAACTCATAGAGAGTAGACTTCCGTATCTTAACGCTATGAACATGTTGCAAGTTGAAGTACTTAAGAGGCTAAGACGCGATGAAGATAACAATAAGCTTAGGGATGCTTTGCTAATCACAATCAATGGTATCGCTGCAGGAATGAGAAACACTGGTTAA
- the LOC103830950 gene encoding phosphoenolpyruvate carboxylase 4 isoform X2: protein MTDTTDDIAEEISFQSFEDDCKLLGSLFNDVLQREVGSSFMEKIERIRILAQSALNLRLAGIEDTANLLEKQLTCEISKMPLEEALTLARAFTHSLNLMGIADTHHRMHKLIDVTQLSRSCDDIFTQLLQSGISSEELYKTVCKQEVEIVLTAHPTQINRRTLQYKHVRIANLLEYNSRSDIGHEDRETLIEDLVREITSVWQTDELRRQKPTPVDEARTGLNIVEQSLWKAVPHYLRRVSNSLKKFTGKPLPLTCTPIKFGSWMGGDRDGNPNVTAKVTKEVSLLSRWMAIDLYIREVDSLRFELSTDRCSDRFSRLAEDILEKESSEKNSDRGQSSFLNQQNSSLSTQLPDKAQHPSCIDGDSQHPKFEINTTTDFVPPNLQKQNEEDSPKIDSKSNADDTHTGGLTSRGSFSSTSQLLFQRKLFAESKIGRASFQKLLEPPPLKRAGMAPYRIVLGDVKDKLVKTRKLLELLLEGLPCEYDPRVSYETSEQLLEPLLLCYESLQSSGAGVLADGKLADLIRRVSTFGMVLVKLDLRQESARHAEALDAITTYLDLGTYSEWDEEKKLDFLTKELKGKRPLVPPTIEVVPEVKEVLDTFRVAAEFGSESLGAYVISMASNASDVLAVELLQKDTRLAVTSEHGKPCPGGTLRVVPLFETVKDLRAAGSVIRKLLSIDWYREHIQKNHHGHQEVMVGYSDSGKDAGRFTAAWELYKAQEDVVAACNEFGIKITLFHGRGGSIGRGGGPTYLAIQSQPPGSVMGSLRSTEQGEMVQAKFGIPQTAVRQLEIYTTAVLLATLKPPQPPREKKWRNLMEEISTISSQNYKGTVYENPEFISYFHEATPQAELGYLNIGSRPARRKSSTGIGHLRAIPWVFAWTQTRFVLPAWLGVGAGLKGVSEKGYADDIQEMYKEWPFFQSTIDLIEMVLAKADIPITKLYDEQLVSENRRGLGDMLRKELMTTEKYVLVITGREKLLESNKSLKKLIESRLPYLNAMNMLQVEVLKRLRRDEDNNKLRDALLITINGIAAGMRNTG from the exons ATGACGGATACGACAGACGATATTGCAGAGGAAATCTCATTCCAAAGCTTCGAAGATGACTGCAAGTTGCTCGGAAGTCTCTTCAATGATGTGTTGCAGAGGGAAGTCGGAAGCTCATTCATGGAGAAAATTGAACGCATTCGAATCCTGGCTCAG AGTGCGTTGAATTTGCGTTTGGCTGGTATTGAAGATACTGCAAACCTATTAGAGAAGCAACTGACTTGTGAAATATCCAAGATGCCACTAGAGGAAGCTTTGACATTGGCTCGTGCGTTCACTCACTCTCTTAACCTTATGGGCATTGCAGACACTCATCACAG aATGCATAAACTCATAGACGTTACACAACTTTCAAGATCGTGTGATGATATATTCACTCAGCTATTGCAAAGTGGAATTTCCTCGGAAGAGCTTTACAAAACGGTTTGCAAGCAG GAGGTCGAGATTGTTCTTACTGCTCATCCTACTCAAATTAACCGGAGAACCTTACAGTACAAGCATGTCAGAATTGCT AATCTTTTAGAATATAACAGCAGATCAGATATCGGCCATGAAGATCGAGAAACACTAATTGAAGACTTG gTTAGGGAGATAACTTCAGTATGGCAGACTGATGAGCTTAGACGTCAAAAACCTACTCCAGTTGATGAAGCTAGAACTG GTTTGAACATTGTTGAGCAATCCCTTTGGAAAGCTGTACCACATTACCTGCGTCGTGTCAGCAATTCCTTGAAAAAG TTTACGGGGAAGCCACTTCCATTAACATGCACGCCTATAAAATTTGGTTCTTGGATGGGAGGTGATAGAGATGGAAACCCAAATGTGACGGCGAAG GTCACCAAGGAAGTATCTCTCTTGTCCAGGTGGATGGCTATCGATCTGTACATAAGAGAGGTTGATAGCTTAAGATTTGAATTGTCTACAGATCGATGCAGTGACAGATTTTCAAGATTAGCAGAGGACATTCTTGAAAAAG AGAGTTCTGAAAAAAATTCTGACAGAGGACAATCAAGTTTCTTAAACCAGCAAAATTCATCCTTGTCAACACAGCTTCCAGATAAAGCTCAACATCCTTCTTGCAttg ATGGCGATTCACAACATcccaaatttgaaattaatacGACGACAGATTTTGTGCCTCCTAATCTCCAG AAGCAAAATGAAGAAGACTCTCCAAAGATAGATTCGAAGTCAAATGCTGATGATACTCATACGGGAGGTCTTACTTCGCGAGGTTCTTTCTCATCTACCTCTCAACTTCTCTTCCAGAGGAAACTATTTGCGGAATCTAAAATTGGGAGGGCCAGTTTTCAAAAGCTACTAGAACCACCTCCACTTAAACGTGCTGGAATGGCTCCTTACCGCATTGTACTTGGAGATGTTAAGGATAAG CTTGTGAAGACTCGAAAACTCCTTGAACTTCTACTTGAGGGTCTTCCTTGTGAGTATGACCCTAGGGTATCGTATGAAACGTCAGAGCAACTTCTAGAACCATTGCTCCTCTGCTACGAATCGCTG CAATCATCCGGCGCTGGTGTACTAGCTGATGGAAAACTTGCTGATCTAATCCGTAGAGTTTCTACATTTGGCATGGTTTTGGTGAAACTTGATTTACGTCAG GAATCTGCAAGGCATGCTGAAGCTTTGGATGCAATTACAACATACTTGGATCTTGGTACTTATAGTGAATGGGATGAAGAGAAAAAACTAGATTTCTTGACAAAAGAACTTAAAGGGAAACGACCCCTTGTTCCTCCCACTATTGAG GTTGTTCCTGAAGTTAAAGAAGTATTGGACACATTCCGAGTTGCTGCTGAGTTTGGAAGTGAATCACTTGGAGCTTATGTTATTTCCATGGCTTCAAAT GCAAGTGACGTCCTTGCTGTGGAGCTTCTGCAGAAAGATACTCGACTTGCGGTCACTAGTGAACATGGAAAACCATGTCCTGGTGGAAC GCTACGAGTGGTTCCTCTTTTTGAAACGGTGAAAGATTTAAGAGCTGCTGGTTCTGTGATAAGGAAACTGCTTTCAATAGATTGGTACAGAGAACACATCCAAAAGAATCATCATGGTCACCAAGAG GTGATGGTTGGATACTCTGATTCAGGAAAGGATGCTGGACGCTTTACTGCAGCATGGGAACTTTACAAAGCTCAAGAAGATGTTGTTGCTGCTTGCAATGAGTTTGGGATCAAAATCACTTTGTTCCATGGACGAGGAGGAAGTATTGGTCGTGGTGGTGGCCCGACCTATCTCGCCATACAATCCCAACCACCAGGCTCTGTAATG GGCTCTTTGCGTTCGACCGAGCAAGGTGAGATGGTTCAAGCCAAGTTTGGTATACCACAAACAGCTGTTAGACAACTAGAGATATACACAACCGCCGTTCTACTTGCTACCTTAAAGCCTCCTCAACCGCCTCGAGAGAAAAAATGGAGAAATCTAATGGAAGAAATCTCAACAATCAGTTCCCAAAACTACAAAGGCACAGTCTACGAAAACCCAGAGTTTATCTCATATTTCCATGAGGCAACACCACAAGCCGAGCTCGGTTACCTCAACATAGGAAGCCGACCAGCTCGAAGAAAGAGCTCTACTGGCATAGGACATCTCAGAGCTATCCCTTGGGTCTTTGCTTGGACACAAACAAGGTTTGTTCTACCAGCTTGGCTCGGTGTAGGAGCTGGTCTAAAGGGTGTCTCTGAGAAGGGTTACGCAGACGATATTCAGGAGATGTATAAAGAGTGGCCGTTTTTTCAGTCAACTATTGACCTTATAGAGATGGTGTTAGCTAAAGCAGACATCCCCATTACAAAACTCTATGACGAACAACTTGTCTCTGAGAACAGAAGAGGACTTGGTGATATGCTGAGGAAAGAATTGATGACTACTGAAAAGTATGTGCTTGTGATAACTGGCCGCGAGAAACTCTTGGAGAGCAACAAGAGCTTGAAGAAACTCATAGAGAGTAGACTTCCGTATCTTAACGCTATGAACATGTTGCAAGTTGAAGTACTTAAGAGGCTAAGACGCGATGAAGATAACAATAAGCTTAGGGATGCTTTGCTAATCACAATCAATGGTATCGCTGCAGGAATGAGAAACACTGGTTAA
- the LOC103830953 gene encoding putative phospholipid-transporting ATPase 9, translated as MAGNETKRPRRRRRRIHLSKLYTLTCTQSCFKQDHSRIGGPGYSRVVFCNEPDSPDADSSNYSDNYVRTTKYTLTTFLPKSLFEQFRRVANFYFLVTGILSFTPLAPYTASSAIVPLLFVIGATMVKEAVEDWRRKKQDIEVNNRRVKVHKGDGSFDSKEWKTLSVGDIVKVEKNEFFPADLVLLSSSYEDAICYVETMNLDGETNLKVKQGLEVTSSLREDFNFKGFEAFVKCEDPNANLYSFVGTMELKGAKYPLSPQQLLLRDSKLRNTDFIFGAVIFTGHDTKVIQNSTDPPSKRSMIEKKMDKIIYLMFFMVVVMSFIGSVIFGVTTRDDLMRRWYLRPDSSSIFFDPKRAHVAAIYHFLTAAMLYSYFIPISLYVSIEIVKVLQSIFINQDIHMYYEEADKPARARTSNLNEELGQVDTILSDKTGTLTCNSMEFIKCSVAGTAYGRGVTEVEMAMGRRKGSPLVFESNEDDVEYSKEPFVEESTVKGFNFRDERIMNGNWVTEPHADVIQKFFRLLAVCHTVIPEVDEETEKISYEAESPDEAAFVIAARELGFEFYNRTQTTISVRELDLVSGKRVERLYKVLNVLEFNSTRKRMSVIVEDEDGKLLLLCKGADNVMFERLSKNGREFEEETRDHVNEYADAGLRTLILAYRELDEKEYKVFSERISEAKSSVSADRESLIEQVTGKVEKDLILLGATAVEDKLQNGVPDCIDKLAQAGIKIWVLTGDKMETAINIGFACSLLRQDMKQIIINLETPEIHSLEKTGEKDAIAKASKESVLLQIINGKAQLKYSGGDSNAFALIIDGKSLAYALDDDVKHIFLELAVGCASVICCRSSPKQKALVTRLVKSGNGKTTLAIGDGANDVGMLQEADIGVGISGVEGMQAVMSSDIAIAQFRYLERLLLVHGHWCYRRISTMVCYFFYKNITFGFTLFLYEAYTTFSATPAYNDWFLSLYNVCFSSLPVIALGVFDQDVSARYCLKFPLLYQEGVQNVLFSWRRILGWMFNGFYSAVIIFFLCKSSLEPQAFNHQGKTPGREILGGTMYTCIVWVVNLQMALAISYFTMIQHIVIWGSILVWYLFITVYGELPAIISTGAYRVFVEALAPSLSYWVITLFVVVSTLLPYFVYSAVQMRFFPMYHGMIQWLRYEGQCNDPEYCDMVRQRSIRPTTVGFTARLEAKRRSVRRSESI; from the exons ATGGCAGGAAATGAAACAAAGagaccaagaagaagaagaagaagaatacacCTAAGCAAGCTATACACACTAACATGCACCCAATCATGTTTcaaacaagaccattctcgaatCGGAGGACCTGGTTACTCTCGTGTCGTCTTCTGCAACGAGCCTGATTCACCTGATGCTGATTCAAGTAACTACAGTGACAACTACGtgagaaccactaagtatactCTCACTACTTTCTTACCAAAGTCACTCTTCGAACAGTTCAGGAGAGTCGCTAACTTCTACTTCTTGGTCACTGGGATCTTGTCTTTCACTCCTCTTGCTCCTTATACCGCTTCAAGCGCCATTGTTCCTCTCCTTTTCGTCATCGGTGCTACTATGGTTAAAGAAGCTGTTGAAGATTGGCGCCGCAAGAAACAG GATATTGAGGTGAATAATAGGAGAGTGAAAGTGCATAAAGGAGATGGGAGCTTTGATTCAAAGGAGTGGAAGACTTTGAGTGTTGGAGATATAGTTAAAGTAGAGAAGAATGAGTTCTTCCCTGCAGATCTTGTTCTGCTCTCATCTAGCTATGAGGACGCTATTTGCTATGTAGAGACCATGAACCTTGACGGTGAAACCAATCTGAAAGTCAAACAAGGACTAGAAGTAACTTCATCCTTGAGGGAAGACTTTAACTTCAAGGGCTTTGAAGCATTTGTCAAATGCGAGGATCCAAACGCTAACTTGTACTCCTTTGTTGGAACCATGGAGCTTAAAGGAGCCAAGTACCCTCTCTCACCTCAACAGCTTCTCCTTAGAGACTCAAAACTAAGGAACACTGACTTCATCTTTGGCGCAGTTATCTTCACTGGTCATGACACAAAAGTTATCCAAAACTCAACAGATCCTCCTTCTAAGAGAAGCATGATTGAGAAAAAGATGGATAAGATCATCTACCTCATGTTCTTCATGGTGGTTGTAATGTCATTCATTGGTTCTGTCATCTTTGGAGTGACAACAAGAGATGATTTAATGAGAAGATGGTACTTGAGACCAGACAGCTCATCTATCTTCTTTGATCCCAAAAGAGCTCATGTTGCTGCCATCTATCACTTCTTAACAGCTGCTATGCTGTACAGTTACTTCATCCCAATATCTTTATATGTCTCAATAGAGATTGTGAAAGTCCTTCAGAGCATTTTCATCAACCAGGACATCCACATGTACTACGAGGAAGCTGACAAGCCAGCTCGTGCAAGAACCTCTAACCTGAATGAAGAGCTTGGACAAGTGGATACAATCCTCTCAGACAAGACAGGGACATTAACTTGTAACTCCATGGAGTTCATCAAGTGTTCTGTCGCAGGGACGGCTTATGGACGTGGTGTCACTGAGGTTGAGATGGCTATGGGAAGAAGGAAAGGTTCTCCTCTGGTGTTTGAGAGCAATGAGGATGATGTGGAGTACAGTAAGGAACCATTTGTTGAAGAATCAACTGTGAAAGGATTCAATTTTAGAGATGAAAGGATAATGAATGGGAACTGGGTCACTGAACCTCATGCTGATGTTATTCAGAAGTTTTTCAGATTACTCGCGGTGTGTCATACAGTGATACCTGAAGTGGATGAAGAGACTGAGAAGATCTCTTATGAAGCTGAGTCTCCTGATGAAGCAGCATTTGTTATTGCAGCAAGGGAGCTTGGGTTTGAGTTTTATAACAGAACTCAAACTACCATATCTGTAAGAGAGCTTGATCTTGTGAGTGGTAAACGAGTTGAGAGGTTGTACAAAGTCCTGAACGTTCTTGAGTTCAACAGCACAAGGAAAAGAATGTCAGTGATAGTGGAGGATGAAGATGGAAAGCTTTTATTACTTTGTAAAGGAGCAGATAA TGTTATGTTTGAAAGACTTTCCAAGAATGGTAGAGAGTTTGAAGAGGAAACAAGGGACCATGTGAACGAGTATGCTGATGCAGGGCTGAGAACTTTGATACTAGcataccgcgaactcgacgagAAAGAGTACAAAGTCTTCAGTGAAAGAATCAGTGAGGCCAAGAGTTCAGTTAGTGCTGATAGAGAATCACTTATAGAGCAAGTCACTGGGAAGGTTGAGAAAGATCTGATTCTTCTTGGAGCTACTGCTGTTGAAGAtaaactccaaaatgga GTGCCTGACTGCATTGACAAGCTAGCTCAAGCAGGAATCAAGATTTGGGTTTTGACTGGTGATAAAATGGAAACTGCTATCAATATTGG ATTTGCGTGTAGTTTGCTAAGACAAGATATGAAGCAGATCATAATTAACTTGGAGACTCCTGAGATCCATTCACTGGAGAAAACCGGAGAGAAAGATGCCATTGCAAAg GCATCAAAAGAGAGTGTCTTATTGCAGATAATCAATGGAAAGGCTCAGCTAAAGTACTCTGGTGGAGACTCTAATGCTTTTGCTTTGATCATTGATGGTAAATCACTGGCTTACGCGTTGGATGATGATGTCAAGCACATCTTCTTAGAGCTAGCTGTTGGTTGTGCTTCTGTCATTTGTTGCCGCTCATCACCAAAACAGAAAGCTCTG GTGACAAGACTAGTGAAATCCGGAAACGGTAAAACAACATTAGCCATTGGCGACGGCGCAAACGATGTTGGGATGCTTCAAGAAGCAGATATAGGCGTTGGAATCAGCGGTGTGGAAGGCATGCAGGCTGTAATGTCAAGCGACATTGCCATTGCTCAGTTTAGATATCTGGAGCGTTTGTTACTAGTCCATGGACACTGGTGTTACAGGCGCATCTCAACAATGGTGTGCTACTTCTTCTACAAGAACATTACATTCGGTTTCACTCTCTTCCTATATGAAGCATACACAACATTCTCAGCAACACCTGCTTACAACGACTGGTTCCTATCTCTTTACAATGTTtgcttctcttctcttcctgTTATTGCTCTTGGTGTCTTCGACCAAGATGTATCTGCACGGTATTGTCTAAAG TTTCCACTATTATACCAAGAAGGTGTGCAGAATGTTCTCTTCAGCTGGCGGAGGATACTTGGATGGATGTTCAACGGATTCTACAGCGCAGtaatcatcttcttcctctgcaaAAGCTCTCTTGAGCCACAAGCTTTCAACCACCAAGGGAAGACACCAGGGAGAGAGATTTTAGGTGGGACAATGTACACATGTATAGTCTGGGTTGTGAACTTACAGATGGCATTAGCCATCAGTTACTTCACTATGATCCAGCACATTGTCATATGGGGCTCCATCCTCGTTTGGTACCTCTTCATCACGGTCTACGGAGAGCTTCCAGCAATCATATCAACAGGTGCATATAGAGTCTTTGTTGAAGCTCTGGCGCCTTCACTTTCTTACTGGGTCATCACACTCTTTGTGGTTGTATCTACTTTGTTGCCATACTTCGTCTACTCCGCGGTTCAGATGAGGTTTTTCCCAATGTACCATGGGATGATACAGTGGTTGAGGTACGAGGGTCAGTGTAATGACCCTGAGTACTGTGATATGGTGAGGCAAAGATCGATAAGGCCTACAACTGTTGGTTTCACCGCGAGGTTAGAAGCTAAAAGGAGATCAGTGAGGAGATCTGAGTCTATATGA
- the LOC108869142 gene encoding uncharacterized protein LOC108869142 translates to MEQDCGAVAADCVVLCCCCECFMLQFFLFVFFKIPQKLAHKMKKFVIRRKKRRDMKTFLPTKEEEHLSGDESRVSCMEGIEEMLQELSMDGEFVFGSFWRQGDSTNDLDSRNSLKTMIIPCHCSSHKMTYCIQESN, encoded by the coding sequence ATGGAACAAGATTGTGGTGCTGTTGCAGCAGACTGTGTTGTCCTTTGTTGCTGCTGTGAATGCTTTATGCTACAGTTCTTTCTCTTCGTCTTTTTCAAGATCCCTCAAAAACTTGCTCACAAGATGAAGAAGTTTGTCAtcagaagaaagaagagaagagacaTGAAAACCTTTCTACCTACAAAGGAGGAAGAGCATTTGTCTGGCGATGAGTCGAGAGTTAGTTGCATGGAAGGTATTGAGGAGATGTTGCAGGAACTTTCCATGGATGGAGAGTTTGTGTTTGGGAGTTTCTGGCGACAAGGAGACTCTACAAACGATTTGGATTCCAGAAACTCACTAAAAACAATGATCATTCCTTGTCATTGCTCATCACACAAGATGACTTATTGCATTCAAGAATCCAATTAA